In Tenacibaculum sp. 190524A02b, the genomic stretch AGTTACATCTACTGGCTATTTTTAAAATAGCATACCTACATTTTAAAGTTGCTTCAATTAATTCCATCTTTTCAAGTTTAATTATATTGGGGTAATTAACAATTACCCCAATATTTTTTTAGATAAATATTATGCTTGACCTGGTTGACCAATCTCAGCATTAGCGCTACTTCTTGACCATGATCTAGACCAGCCAGCATCTCCTGCTTGACCTGCTCCAACTACGTCTAAAGCATCTACTAATTTTTCATTTTCAAATGATGACATTGATTTTGTTAATGCTTCGCGATCCTTTTGTGAAAACTTGATTTTCATAATTTTAAATTGTTTTGTTAATTAATATTTCCCTAGTTAGTTTTACATCATAATAGGCTACTCGGATATCATTTATCGATAAATAATTTTTTATAATCTTTTTTTCTCTGCAGACTTACGCTCTCTTTTTTTCTTCTTTTTATTCTTAGAGTTCCCAAACCTGTATGACAAAGAAAATCTGACATATTGATTTTCTGGGTTTTCTCTAAAAATGTGGTTTTGCATAGCGTACCTAGATTCTAAGGTGTATTTATTAGTATCAAAAACATCAGCTACATATATTGATAAAGTTGCTTTGTTTTGTAGAAATTTCTTCTTTACCCCTATTGATACTTCTCCCATTTCTTTAATATCAAAACCTCCTTGAACTTTTGGTGAAAAATATCTAGTTATAAGTTCTAACGATAAATTATGTTTTTTAGAGATCTGAAACTCATTCCACAAATACGGATCCATATTAAACCTTTGATTTCTTATCAACTGACTACCATCAACATCTATAAACTCATATATTTCATTATATAAATTAAGATCAAAATACACCCTCCAAAAACTAGACATATTAAATGAAGTACTAAATACTAGTCCAAAAGCTACATTACTATTTAAATTCACTGCCTTATATTTAAAAACTCGTGTTTCATTATCCTGAATTGATAATTGAGTAAAAGGACTTTTGGTATAACTAAAATACCCTGTTAAGAAATATTTATTCTTTAAACTATATGTTACATCTACATTGTCAGAAAAAGAGGGTTGCAAAAAAGGGCTTCCTTCTATAGAACTATATGGACTTGTGAAAAATTGAAAAGGATTTAATAATCTAAATTTTGGTCTTTTAATTCTTCTACTATAAGACACTCCTACTGAATTTTTATTTTTCAGACTGTATTGAAAAAAAGCAGAAGGAAATATTTCAAAATAATTATTATTTGTAACTTGATTTAATGTAACTGAATTACCTTTAGTTCTTGTATATTCTCCTCTTACACCTACTTTAACAGAAAGTCTATCAAAATCCTTACTATAAGACAAATAAGTAGCATAAGTATCTTCATTATAAATAAATTGGTTACTTCTTGTACTGTCAAATAATAAATTACCTAGGGGATTTCTATTAAAATAAATTAAATTATTATCTGTCTTTATCGAATTAAATTTAAAACCTGCTTCTATATTGGACGTAGAATCAATTGGCTCTATATAATCTAGCTTTGAAGTATATATTTGAATATTTTGATTATTATCAGATGTAAAAAACTCGTTTTTATCAAAGCTGTTTTCTGACTTATAAAAGTCTGTACTAACCCCTTGATTTCCTTCAGTATCATAATCTATATGATCCAAATTGAAAACTAGTGAACGCCCTTTCTTTTTAAATTTATGGTTAAAGTTTACGTTATAAGAAATGTTTTTAGTTTCTCTATCCGAATTATTATTATTAATAAAGATAGACTCCAAAACATTCTGATTATCAAAAACATCTGTCCTAGTTTTATTAATTGTTTCTCTATCTGGAACAAGATTACCATCTATTTTCACCCCAAATACACTTTTCTCTGACAATTGATAATCTAATGATGTTCTAAAATTATGAGTGACATAGTCTGTATTCCTATCAGAGTTTTCTTTCCAAAAAGAAGATCTTTTTGTTATTGAATTCAAAAAATTAATATCACTATCTTCTTTCACATTACTCTTTCCTTTTCCTAAACTATAATTTGCAGAAATATTAACTTTATTATTTCTATAAATAATATTTGCTCCATTACTTAATTTAGGAAATATCCCTTGTGTATATCTTGAAAAAAACTCTCCATTATATCCTAATGTTTTTTTCTTTTTTAAAGAAATATTTATTATTCCATTTCCTTCTGCATCGTATTTAGCAGGCGGATTTGTAATAACTTCAATTAAATTAATTTCACTAGCAGACATCCCTTCCAACATATTTTTTAATTCATCTAATGAAAGCTGCACAGGACGTTCTTCAATCATAACTAAAACACCAGACTTACCAAAAACTTGCAAAGATCCAGATGACGAAGCTATTACTCCAGGAGTTTTATTTAGCACTTCCCACGCATTACCTTCCGATAAAACAGTGTTCTTTATATTAAATTCAATTCTATCTACTTTTTTAACTATGGTTGCTTTTTTCCCAGTTACAACAACTTCTTCCAGCTTATTCGAATCTTCTTCTAAAAAAACAGTATCAATACTTTGGTTTTTATCTATTATATAGTTTACACTATAATCTTTATATCCCAGAAAACTAATTGTTAATTTATAATTGCCCTCTTTAATTAAAAACTCAAAACTTCCTTTTTCATTTGTTACACCTCCTTTAATAATAGTATTACTCGAATCTGTAAATATTACATTAGCAAATTCAATTGCTTCTCCTAAAGAGTTCTTTACATTTCCTTTTATTTTAACTTGAGATAATACCATATAAGATGTGAAAAAGAGTAAATAAAAAATAAGATTAGTTT encodes the following:
- a CDS encoding outer membrane beta-barrel family protein, coding for MNQTNLIFYLLFFTSYMVLSQVKIKGNVKNSLGEAIEFANVIFTDSSNTIIKGGVTNEKGSFEFLIKEGNYKLTISFLGYKDYSVNYIIDKNQSIDTVFLEEDSNKLEEVVVTGKKATIVKKVDRIEFNIKNTVLSEGNAWEVLNKTPGVIASSSGSLQVFGKSGVLVMIEERPVQLSLDELKNMLEGMSASEINLIEVITNPPAKYDAEGNGIINISLKKKKTLGYNGEFFSRYTQGIFPKLSNGANIIYRNNKVNISANYSLGKGKSNVKEDSDINFLNSITKRSSFWKENSDRNTDYVTHNFRTSLDYQLSEKSVFGVKIDGNLVPDRETINKTRTDVFDNQNVLESIFINNNNSDRETKNISYNVNFNHKFKKKGRSLVFNLDHIDYDTEGNQGVSTDFYKSENSFDKNEFFTSDNNQNIQIYTSKLDYIEPIDSTSNIEAGFKFNSIKTDNNLIYFNRNPLGNLLFDSTRSNQFIYNEDTYATYLSYSKDFDRLSVKVGVRGEYTRTKGNSVTLNQVTNNNYFEIFPSAFFQYSLKNKNSVGVSYSRRIKRPKFRLLNPFQFFTSPYSSIEGSPFLQPSFSDNVDVTYSLKNKYFLTGYFSYTKSPFTQLSIQDNETRVFKYKAVNLNSNVAFGLVFSTSFNMSSFWRVYFDLNLYNEIYEFIDVDGSQLIRNQRFNMDPYLWNEFQISKKHNLSLELITRYFSPKVQGGFDIKEMGEVSIGVKKKFLQNKATLSIYVADVFDTNKYTLESRYAMQNHIFRENPENQYVRFSLSYRFGNSKNKKKKKRERKSAEKKRL